One genomic segment of Mytilus galloprovincialis chromosome 5, xbMytGall1.hap1.1, whole genome shotgun sequence includes these proteins:
- the LOC143076951 gene encoding uncharacterized protein LOC143076951 encodes MSTLFCTISCLCALNFVSGSDRTIEWKLETPVFLRGNASIVCMIPDENDIPGHMAWTKDGKLIGLNIASSNSTKYELSTKYSMSSMVYTLIIKDVALDDLNMVYKCESGFSSAAGILPLNEDTFVALPRKKDISRKFTMKDGLIHVVLEVSSVYPLPKCVAAFKARNITTFSTTKYSNESSLYSMTFDLNYQTDECGNITTYCVIGKKAISSLYAANEVKHCERE; translated from the exons ATGAG CACACTATTTTGCACGATCAGTTGTTTATGTGCTTTGAATTTTGTCAGTGGAAGTGACCGAACAA TTGAGTGGAAATTGGAAACACCCGTATTTTTAAGAGGAAATGCTTCTATTGTGTGCATGATTCCTGATGAGAATGACATACCAGGTCACATGGCCTGGACAAAAGATGGGAAACTTATTGGTTTGAATATAGCTTCAAGTAAttcaacaaaatatgaattatctaCAAAATACAGCATGAGTTCAATGGTGTACACACTTATAATAAAAGATGTCGCCTTGGACGACTTAAATATGGTTTACAAGTGTGAATCGGGATTCTCATCAGCTGCAGGAATTCTTCCTCTAAACGAAGACACATTTGTAG CACTACCGCGAAAAAAAGATATATCAAGAAAATTTACCATGAAAGACGGCTTAATTCATGTTGTGTTGGAAGTATCATCCGTTTATCCGCTCCCAAAATGTGTGGCTGCATTTAAG gCCAGAAACATAACAACATTTTCTACGACAAAGTATTCTAACGAATCTAGTTTATACTCAATGACTTTTGATTTAAATTATCAAACTGATGAATGTGGAAATATAACTACATACTGTGTAATTGGAAAAAAAGCAATCAGTAGTTTATATGCAGCTAACGAAGTTAAACATTGCGAACGTGAGTGA